The nucleotide sequence TGGGTCAATAAACTATTAGGGGGGAGCTTTTATCTGCTGGGCGCTAATCCCTACGTCTGGAAGATTACCCACAACGTCGTGCATCACACCTACACGAATATTCCCGGTCATGACGAAGACATTGAAGTCGCCCCAGGACTTATTCGGCTTGATCCCCTGGAAAAGCTTCAGCCCTGGCATCGGTATCAGCAGTGGTATACCTTTCCCCTTTACGCCCTGGCTTCGCTATCCTGGGTATTGCGAAAGGATTACGTAAAGTTTTTCAAGAGCAGGATTGGCCACCACGACACGGCTAACCACCCCTCCCGTGAATATATTAAGCTTTTTGTGTCAAAAGGACTCTATTACGTATTTTTTCTCGTGCTGCCATCAATGGTGCTAAGTGTGGCCTGGTGGCAGGTGCTGATTGGGTTTATAGTCATGCACCTGGCTGAAGGATTAGTACTTGGTCTGGTGTTCCAGCTGGCGCACGTAGTGGAAGGCACCACTTTTCCTTTGCCCGATGAAACAGGTAATGTGCAGGACGCCTGGGCGATTCACCAGTTGCAGACAACCGCCAACTTTGCCCCCCAATCAATGCTTGCTGCCTTTTTCTGCGGTGGTTTAAACCGCCAGATTGAGCACCATCTGTTCCCTAAAATTTGCCATATCCATTACCCAGCCATCACCGCTATCGTTAAACGGACCGCGCACGAATTTGGCTTACCTTATCTGGAAAATTGTAGCTTCGGCTCGGCGCTGTATTCTCACTTCCGGCTATTGCGGGCCCTCGGCCGGCCGGTTTAGTGTCTGGTTGGTCATTCGCCCGTGGCTAGTATTTGCAAATGTCTATCTGAGCAATGACCTTTAGTGCTTGCTTAGGTAGACATTTGTATTGAACAGAATCATCTCACCCCTAATCGAAACGATCGGATAAACGTTCTGTCACCCTGGTTGATCAGGGCAGGAGCTGATTGCTACCCGCGGCTTCAGACAGGCATTTTATAAAGAGCGAATCGATCAACCCAGTTAATTACGTCGATAATGATTAAACAAATTTATGTAGTACAAGCAGCTGATTGGGCTAGAGTTCATGGTTTTGCCGATATAAAAGCGAACGCCGAGGGCTATCCAACACCGATTGCCTATGGCCGCCAACAGGATGGGGAATCGTTCACTCCGGATGTAACGGGCAAGCAGTTCAATCATACATCCTACTTTGAGGTGGTGCTGAAAACCAGTGAACGGGAACATCTGTTATCCAAGCTCAAACTGCTTCACCAGCTCGCTACGTTACAGGGCGGACAACTTTACCTGATGGCACCAAAAGGCCACGCGCCCTTTGCCAAATCGATACTACTCAGCAGTCGTATATCGGCCGAAGTTATCCCCTTACAATAAAGTGTTGGGGATGCGGTAAACAGGCAGGAAACCAAGCCTTATACAAACGTTCAGACCGTCTGTGGACGGCCTCGTTCCTCCAGACGGTATCCAATAAACTGGGTGGCGTAGCTATTCTTGTTGGGTAGCGTACTTTATGCGCAGAATTCATGGGGGACACGCCGTTCGCCAACGGACTCGTGTCCCCTGGCGTCTTGCAATGAGGAGAATGACAGAAAAGCGGCAACCCGTTTCAACCGACTTTTTCACTATTGAAATTCCATGTCGGCGCCAAAGGTGTGTTGGGGAATTAACCCTGCAACGAACTTATTAATGCGAATGGTTTGACCTACCCTTACGGTTTTGTCAATCACTTGGTCACTGTGGCCTACCTCAACACCCAAATCCGAGTAGTAGAAAAAACGTAAACGTATGGTTGTATAGTCATGCTGCTTTGAAGCGTTATAAATTGAAAACGAATGCAAAGCCATTGACCCGGCTTCCCCTTTCTGCCAGGTGTGTTTATTGATAGTTAAATCTCTCCTGGCATTTGGCCTGGCTGCTTTGATCACGGCTGCTTTCTGTTGGTTTTCTAAACCGTCAATTTCAGCGGGCGTGGCTTTCCGGGTTATTCGACCAATCAAACTCAGCACGAGTAAACCACCCAGGACATATAGTGTAATTTTTAAGCACTTTTTCATACAAGGGGGCTAGGTATAGCTACTAAGCGAAAACCAGAATTCTCAGGATACGTATAGCGCATTTGTTACTGCCTACCCATCTCATGGCTCGGCAGGCAGAATCAGTGTGGCATTCAGTGGCTCAGCCCAAGATTAGTGTAAACTAATAGTAGGTCGGCATAGTATCCATCTGCTGTACAAGGCTACCAGGCGCAGTTGGGTTGCCGGTCCAGGCACGGCTAACCAGCCAATATAAGCGGCTTATAGGGTTGACGAACATAAGTTCTCGTCGCTAGCCTATCGGCTGACTTAGATTGAGCTTTACTACCGTCGTCATAAAGCGTCAGCATGGGTACCGATGCAATAAAGGGCTGTGCGTGTTTTTTGCGGCCACTGGCCAGCCTATCTGTCCGCCATCTGTGATAGGGAATTGTCACCAGTAGATCAACTGAATGGGCAGCCAGATAAGCATCTATACCCTGACGGGCATCCAGCGCCTGCAAGTGAACGATAGCCGGTTGAATGGGGGTGAAATACTGCTGGATGAGTGTTTCCTTTTCGTAATGCATGACGCTTTTCGGTGGAGTGTCAATATTCAACAGAACAAGGGAAGCGCCTTTAATGGTGATCAGCTCTTTTAAAGAGCTAAGTTGTTCGGTATCCACTGGATTAGCTAAATCAGTTGCCAGCACCACCTCGTGAACCCGTCTGGAGGACATATTAACGGGCACGATCAGCAGATTTGACTTGAGTTGGTCAATTAAATTCGTTGCGCGTTGACCAAACCACTCGAAGCTATCTTTTCTGGCACCGATGACTACCAGATCATAGCCTTCCAGAAGGACGGCCCGCTCGACCGTCTGGAGCAATTGCCCTGGGCAGACTGATGACCGGAAGGTATGCCTTTCCGTGCTGGCCTGGCCCTGTAACTCCATCAGTAAATTCTGAAACAGGTCATCATAGTCTACGCGGGCGGTTCCGAAATTAAATAAAGGCGTGAAGCCTTGAGATCGCTGCGGGTGGA is from Spirosoma taeanense and encodes:
- a CDS encoding fatty acid desaturase family protein, which produces MATKLKFINTSQSAFFATVRGRVDAYFAQRAISPHANRAMWAKAVFFLGGYALFYGLIFSNHFGPWVMLGLAIGLGVFAACIGFNVSHDALHGAFSARPWVNKLLGGSFYLLGANPYVWKITHNVVHHTYTNIPGHDEDIEVAPGLIRLDPLEKLQPWHRYQQWYTFPLYALASLSWVLRKDYVKFFKSRIGHHDTANHPSREYIKLFVSKGLYYVFFLVLPSMVLSVAWWQVLIGFIVMHLAEGLVLGLVFQLAHVVEGTTFPLPDETGNVQDAWAIHQLQTTANFAPQSMLAAFFCGGLNRQIEHHLFPKICHIHYPAITAIVKRTAHEFGLPYLENCSFGSALYSHFRLLRALGRPV
- a CDS encoding universal stress protein yields the protein MKKILVLTDFSEASHNALAVARSLFSEIDADFNLLCVHPQRSQGFTPLFNFGTARVDYDDLFQNLLMELQGQASTERHTFRSSVCPGQLLQTVERAVLLEGYDLVVIGARKDSFEWFGQRATNLIDQLKSNLLIVPVNMSSRRVHEVVLATDLANPVDTEQLSSLKELITIKGASLVLLNIDTPPKSVMHYEKETLIQQYFTPIQPAIVHLQALDARQGIDAYLAAHSVDLLVTIPYHRWRTDRLASGRKKHAQPFIASVPMLTLYDDGSKAQSKSADRLATRTYVRQPYKPLILAG